In Streptococcus gallolyticus subsp. gallolyticus DSM 16831, the sequence CTCCAAAAGGCACTAAAATTTATCTTCAAGTTGGTGAAATTTTGCAAGAAGGTAATTTCTACCGCGATAATCTCCGCACAGCACGCGCAGCATTTGAATACATTTCAGATGGTATTGAAAAATGGGTACAACCTAGCTTTACTTACTACGGCTATCGTTACATGAAAGTTGAAGGAATTGATAACCTTAACCCAGATGATTTTAAAGCTGACGTGATTTATTCTGATATGGAAAGCACTGGTAACATTACCACTCAAAATAGCAAAGTCAATCGTTTATTCCAAAATGTTATTTGGGGCCAAAAGAGTAATTTTGTTGATTCTCCAACAGACTGCCCACAGCGTGATGAACGCCTAGGATGGACTGGAGATGCCAATGTCTTTTCAAATACAGCCATTCTAAACATGAACGCTTATGCTTTCTATCGTAAATTTTTAAAAGATGTTGCCATTGAACAAAAACTAAATGATGGTCGTGCACCAATGTACGCTCCTGCATTCGGTAACGAAGATGGTGGAGGAGCTATCTGGGGCGATGCAACAACATTTGTTCCATGGAATGCTTATCAAGCAACAGGTGACGCTAGTATCTTAGTAGAACATTATGATGCCATGCGTGACTGGGTAGACTGGATTACCCGACATACAGCAACTCCAAATCTTTGGACTGATTGTTTCCAATTTGGCGATTGGTTAGCTTTAGATGGCGAAAATCCAGCTATGCCAACAGGAAAAACCGATGAAGATTTTATTGCATCTATTTATTACTATTATTCAGCTTATATCGTCTCTGAAACTGCAAAATTGATTGGAAATACTGCAGATGAAATGAAATACGCTAAACTTTCTCAAGGCATCAAAACAGCCATTCACGATGAGTACATTTCAAAAAATGGTCGTTTGACAATTGATACTCAGACAGCTTATGCTCTTGCCCTTCAATTTAAATTGATTCCAAATGAACAAACTAGTCGAGTTGTTAGCGACCTTGTCAATCGTATTGGTAAAGATGATAATCACCTTAAAACTGGTTTTGTCGGTACTCCATACACCAACCAAATGCTCTCAAAATATGGTTACCACAAATTAGCAACAACTATCTTTTTGCATGAAGATTACCCATCATGGCTTTATGCTGTTAATCTCGGTGCCACTACAGTTTGGGAACGCTGGAATTCTGTAATGCCAGATGGTTCCATGAACCCTGAAGGGATGAATTCACTAAACCACTATTCAATTGGTGCTATCATGGAATGGGCTTATAAATACGTTTTAGGTATCAGAAACTCTAAAAAAGGTTATCAAAAATTTGATTTAGCACCAGAATTTGATGCTCGCTTAAACAAAGTAAGTGGTTACTATGAATCATCATATGGAAAAATTGCTGTCGCCTACGAAATTGAAACAGACGACAATCATACAATTAAGATGACTCTTAGCATTCCTTTCGGTGCAACTGCTCATGTGAAACTACCACGTTCTGAGAATGTTACTATAATGATTAACAATCACGAAATTATCGGTGGACAATTTGATTTAACTGCTGGTACTTATACTATCAGCTACCAACCAAATCAAGATTACATCGAACGTTATTCCGCTGAAACTCCAGCCGCAGAAATTATGTCAGATGCTTATCTAGTTGAAAAAATTGATAAAATTGATCCAATTCTTGACTTCTTCCGCAATGACCCAGATGCTCTTAATGGCGGTCTTGGTAAATTGTCCCTTAAGAAATTAAATGAAATTTTACCGTTTATCACTATTTCACAAGAAAACCTTGACAAAATTGTCGAACTTCTTGAAGCAACACCCGTCATTTCTCAAAGAAAGGATTAACTCATGAAAGGTGCTTTATTTGATCTTGACGGTGTTATTACTGACACAGCCATTTACCATTTTGCAGCTTGGTGTCAATTAGTAAAAACACATTTTGACGCTGACTTACCAGATGAACTAGAAGAAAAAACAAAAGGTGTTAGCCGTGAAGATTCTTTACAAATCATCCTTGATTACCTCGATATTAAGGTTTCTAAGGAAGAGTTTGCTGCTTTAGCTGCTGAAAAAAATCAACTTTACGTTCATACCTTGGAAAATTTATCACAAAATGATATTCTCCCAGGAATATCTGAACTTCTTATTGATTTAAAACAACACGGTATAAAAATCGCTCTTGCCTCTGCTAGTAAAAACGGACCATTCATTCTTAAAAAACTTGGTTTAACAAACTCTTTTGATGCTATCGCAAACCCTGCTAAGATTACCAGTGGCAAACCTGCTCCAGATATTTTTCTAGCAGCAGCCTTTGCTCTAGCTATCTCTCCTTATGATTGCGTAGGCATCGAGGACTCAATCGCTGGTGTTACAGCTATTAACAAAGCAGGAAGCGTCTCCATCGGTGTAGGTGAAGATGAGCTTAACCATGCCAATAAACGCTTTAAAACAACCTCTGACCTAAACTATCAGGACATCAAAAAGGCTTGGCAAGCCTATCATCGTAACTAAAGAATAAAGCTGGGCATCCTGCTCAACTTTTACACAACGAAAGGAATTTCTTATGATAGTGACTGCATATCAAAATCCAATATTACGAGGTATGTATCCTGACCCATCCATTGTACGAGTCGATGATACTTTTTACCTTGTTAACTCAACATTCGAATATTATCCAGGAATCGCTCTATCAAAATCAAAAGACCTTCTTAACTGGACAAAATTGCCTAGTATTGCTAAAAATCATAACCAAGCTGATTTGCGCAAAGCTAAATCTAATGAAGGCATTTTTGCCGTTTGCATTCAATACCACGAAGGTTACTTCTACGTTATCACCACAAATTTTGCTGAATGG encodes:
- a CDS encoding alpha-L-rhamnosidase, with amino-acid sequence MKITAISINHMTEPLGFLLEKLHISFKINSETSETIQKQLIIKHQEQIDYQTDFLIYDNNIFEPDFPLTPRTRYDVTINLKRESGEIVSSTSHFETGKMTEAFEAKWITNNDKTIQNTLFRKNISITKKVIKARLYMTALGVYETFIDGQKVGNEFLAPGVDDYTQWIQVQTYDITKALQKGEHECLISTADGWFKGPYGFIEGVDCIYGDQHRAIAEYHIDYEDGSHEVITTDSSWETTAGNITKSSIYYGEDRDDTIELTEWQPVAITNADKSILSDRLSLPLVVKETLDVKEVIQTPAGENMLDFGQNHAGLFRFYNRAPKGTKIYLQVGEILQEGNFYRDNLRTARAAFEYISDGIEKWVQPSFTYYGYRYMKVEGIDNLNPDDFKADVIYSDMESTGNITTQNSKVNRLFQNVIWGQKSNFVDSPTDCPQRDERLGWTGDANVFSNTAILNMNAYAFYRKFLKDVAIEQKLNDGRAPMYAPAFGNEDGGGAIWGDATTFVPWNAYQATGDASILVEHYDAMRDWVDWITRHTATPNLWTDCFQFGDWLALDGENPAMPTGKTDEDFIASIYYYYSAYIVSETAKLIGNTADEMKYAKLSQGIKTAIHDEYISKNGRLTIDTQTAYALALQFKLIPNEQTSRVVSDLVNRIGKDDNHLKTGFVGTPYTNQMLSKYGYHKLATTIFLHEDYPSWLYAVNLGATTVWERWNSVMPDGSMNPEGMNSLNHYSIGAIMEWAYKYVLGIRNSKKGYQKFDLAPEFDARLNKVSGYYESSYGKIAVAYEIETDDNHTIKMTLSIPFGATAHVKLPRSENVTIMINNHEIIGGQFDLTAGTYTISYQPNQDYIERYSAETPAAEIMSDAYLVEKIDKIDPILDFFRNDPDALNGGLGKLSLKKLNEILPFITISQENLDKIVELLEATPVISQRKD
- the pgmB gene encoding beta-phosphoglucomutase, whose product is MKGALFDLDGVITDTAIYHFAAWCQLVKTHFDADLPDELEEKTKGVSREDSLQIILDYLDIKVSKEEFAALAAEKNQLYVHTLENLSQNDILPGISELLIDLKQHGIKIALASASKNGPFILKKLGLTNSFDAIANPAKITSGKPAPDIFLAAAFALAISPYDCVGIEDSIAGVTAINKAGSVSIGVGEDELNHANKRFKTTSDLNYQDIKKAWQAYHRN